A genomic window from Plasmodium reichenowi strain SY57 chromosome 6, whole genome shotgun sequence includes:
- a CDS encoding hypothetical protein (conserved Plasmodium protein, unknown function): MNICYLFIYMLCLLMFHGEFLFFCKKHENINKQKDLKKNEIINKIKNKTNDLRYMFDNLYVQHKNTPLYIFLKDHNEEKRHLLKNIFLYGKLHSLQGLNTPFSKFYMLYKNKKQIPSTIRLQNKIREEKKFIDNMDKSSKKKYIKNKIDEYINLNTNVKKLYSNIEGKINSLENFKDI; the protein is encoded by the exons atgaatatatgttatttatttatttatatgctTTGCCTGCTTATGTTCCACGGCgagtttttatttttttgtaaaaaacatgaaaatataaataaacaaaaggatttgaaaaaaaatgaaataataaataaaataaagaacaAAACAAATGATCTTAGATATATGTTtgataatttatatgtacaaCATAAGAATACGCCACTTTACATATTTCTTAAAGATcataatgaagaaaaaagacatcttttaaaaaatatatttttatatggaAAGTTGCATTCCCTTCAAGGCTTAAATACGCCTTTCTCGAAATTctatatgttatataagaataagAAACAAATACCCTCAAC aataagattacaaaataaaatacgggaagagaaaaaattcatagataatatggataaatcatccaaaaaaaaataca ttaaaaataaaattgacgaatatataaatctgAATACAAACGTCAAGAAGTTATATTCAAACATAG AAGGGAAAATTAATTCCTTAGAAAATTTCAAGgacatataa
- a CDS encoding mitochondrial ribosomal protein L41, putative gives MIRLNFIRFAKMGPSKGKGPLIAKYAPVGFKKGFGAIGLGKHTKKGFFIINKMLVPNYRVPDLTDCQLKPYVSKKTPLIVMKKQLGPKRKVLT, from the exons atGATAAGGTTAAACTTTATAAGATTTGCTAAAATGGGGCCGAGTAAAGGCAAAGGTCCATTAATAGCGAAATATGCTCCAGTTGGTTTTAAGAAAGGATTTGGAGCTATAGGCCTGGGAAAACATACAAAAAAAG gtttctttataattaaCAAAATGCTCGTACCAAATTATCGAGTCCCTGATTTGACGGACTGCCAG tTAAAACCATATGtatcaaaaaaaacacCTTTAATTGTTATGAAAAAACAACTAGGGCCAAAAAGAAAAGTTTTAACCTAA
- a CDS encoding SPE2-interacting protein: MEDNLVKESNEIIGSCTVDGVHSSIMQKNMCSSDIILDDTNSKSLCDSNKLKKDNEKGIDENIKETSTCTYTVDENVMKSNEEKNDEDDDGSNNVDVVGDNIGNLPNENMDNRNKNDNNNNNNNNNIQYDNVNNNNNIQYDNVNNNNNIQYDNINNNNNVQYDNVINNDSNNIQYNNNNNNNNNNINNNDSGAYSHSNDIFNSNINQIVPFVNNANNEEQNKMREHIGSQEPVILIDKIERCLVVEWYENNIRREQRISYKKYGNDKAKLRAKELIEKLKSGITFEQLYPDKGPPIVRVFENVGVYNVSLIRDRIEREWRVEWLENGVPMKARWSCKKVGNDEAQKRADTFAQSMIKGIFNPILLHKATGTRFSRSDKSVVKINVYMNKNIKCLTNGIEDDHNTDNNNNNNNNNVVKTFSIKGEIPSSSLNHKVTRSYRRRKKKNDINNAMELQNRNVRSMTYLVNNNNSYLNHSNNMNPNLCNMNLMDYQMNEIYQGNNMSNMMLLENNMKNMIHHNNMNNDLLLNSDLYNDKKRTRSSRTTRKRNICKTEKSMITKNGNKYMINNDIDINDKNIQMNKNDILVNTYLVKNELCNNYQNETNNNNNNIIMMMNNNNNKKVKTQLNNNIKNSYYIPSEQYEMFCSANNIVSGNRNKRGNKSAYKITKNSKNNDFVNYNNISNTIPDNVTDEVQNYQYMLNDNMNGEYLNLNEYPMRNTEDGVDNYYQNKNYYYLYNNNNGMLVKTYVVDQEGNHNLVKNNNFVKIENADYLYGGASTNRCQPLGDKRINNNYDSSSNKYKQNMLEYNNYYNLNVDKKGMNFTGSVSSLDAKKKKRKNSRSSKSRNTLEAPYDNYTINYNVACTKDKRGKNKKDTCENINDNIYENRNNHETLVGARRRTKRVIATRKKKNGRGKYKNNDNEDNNDIDGNEKNIGNEKDKENYEEKIEQGYIKEEYVVHGCEDEVKGLEENKGRKRRRIKSSKFYDNDEYIYSLDKTYNKKKASQYNNDNDNNNNNNNNNNNNNNDNNNYGNTMVQNEFNRYIMNNNNYMIMNNMNTNNMLNNEGHHLNNNIYCKNEMQSVSFNNISGENMNMTNIPNIVNMNNLTNINSAYNVKSIENYNNGDKMNNHPSFVNNCIEFVENPRGYRVPYEYQSQRFYEYFEVPLNSRKEFEMQQKYFANLFSLHILAVGWNVNKGDGMENNNIPQLTDQNMIPNGNNNNNNNNTYELVPYSEKENIMNNKELLSSKEQINGPYIPYNYKPIYHVEPFSSDVNNNMNSNCNYYIDLENMNSAKIDGKEYTYNEVQTMNNYRAINKKESLENVANYENMMNYDNISNYNNPDDVIINQRSNVANISDHNNNLNNISAVNDVHNIIDKNNMNHIQYYNDMNNNITNYANMNAIQNINNMNPIMIDPNNNADSVEEFYDAIDGCNVVDTNYMVGTNNMVDQIHFNDVTSNVGNMNNNLTNLSNPYNSVKVINDLNNTGEMNNNMINLNNKNEMTGLGNMNDNVHINNVSVIKENGNSNSSKEMNHMNMEKLYVSKMNYPTNDLIHMNNNNNNNNNNNNNNNNNNNNNNNNNNNSNVNVVGIENGVNSTVYDNMNNYIPMNTINVNYMNDSRSDLMNGKNNINVEYKNVRGYDEILSNGSDMISYNMSGLNHFSDNRYRNDMDPLGKTNILNNHNNIGSVNIYNNQTDLINNYYNNNNNNNNNNNNKYANINSSDMYKEQYYNTHMNHLINDNKEISNNFDDSKKNVKGITNGDNKDLLNVHNNANIKINNTCNINDTLNMLQENNIATNNKDLQVINKNTVLTYTCNNDDMINSFNGVNDLSNDPNDGALNDNRKNEPSFINTNINVNNTNKNKVNGDNDIESTTLLGEDNKNKINEKTIHSNSIYKNCNGSSDDANVPYENSDHLYFMEKEKYASDNVVNRNAHNQFKDSYYNLLSNEDVNNNIINENNNNSDDMSCNQYMKKNNNTSNKIIKEMNNYDFYSNKKMIDKLRSTSNSSTINTEYLPSNLLNSISINNVSQSNQINEHVDK, encoded by the coding sequence atgGAAGATAATTTAGTTAAAGAATCAAACGAAATAATTGGTTCTTGTACCGTTGATGGTGTACATAGTAGTATTATGCAGAAGAATATGTGTTCTTCtgatataatattagaTGATACGAATAGTAAATCATTATGCGATAGTAATAAGTTAAAGaaagataatgaaaaagGAATTGATgagaatataaaagaaaCTAGTACCTGTACATATACGGTCGACGAGAATGTAATGAAAAGtaatgaagaaaagaaTGACGAGGATGACGATGGTAGCAATAATGTGGATGTAGTAGGCGATAATATTGGTAATTTACCAAACGAAAATATGGACAATAGAAACAagaatgataataataataataataataataataatatacaatatgataatgtcaacaataataataatatacaatatgataatgtcaacaataataataatatacaatatgataatatcaacaataataataatgtacaATATGACAATGTCATAAACAatgatagtaataatattcaatataacaacaataataataataataataataatattaataataatgatagtGGGGCGTATAGCCATAGTAACGACATTTTCAACAGCAATATTAATCAGATAGTACCATTTGTTAATAATGCAAATAATGAAGAGCAAAACAAAATGAGAGAACACATAGGTAGCCAAGAACCAGTCATATTAATAGACAAAATAGAAAGATGTCTAGTTGTTGAATGgtatgaaaataatattcgTAGAGAACAAAgaatatcatataaaaaatatggtAATGATAAAGCAAAATTAAGAGCTAAAGAATTAATTGAGAAATTAAAATCTGGAATAACCTTTGAACAATTATATCCTGATAAAGGACCGCCTATAGTACGCGTCTTTGAAAATGTAGGTGTTTATAATGTATCATTAATTAGAGATAGAATTGAAAGAGAATGGAGAGTAGAGTGGTTAGAGAATGGTGTTCCTATGAAAGCTAGATGGTCATGTAAAAAAGTAGGTAATGATGAAGCACAAAAAAGAGCTGATACATTTGCTCAAAGTATGATAAAAGGTATTTTTAATCCTATATTGTTACATAAAGCAACAGGTACAAGATTTTCTAGATCTGATAAATCTGTTGTGAAGATTAATgtttatatgaataaaaatataaaatgtttaaCTAATGGTATAGAAGATGATCATAACAcagataataataataataataataataataatgttgtGAAAACATTTTCAATCAAAGGAGAAATACCAAGTAGCTCTTTGAATCATAAAGTTACAAGAAGTTatagaagaagaaaaaaaaaaaatgatataaataatgcCATGGAGCTACAAAATAGAAATGTAAGAAGCATGACATATTTggtaaataataataactCGTATTTAAATcatagtaataatatgaacCCTAATTTGTGTAATATGAATCTTATGGATTATCAAATGAATGAAATATATCAGGGAAATAATATGTCTAATATGATGTTgttagaaaataatatgaagaaCATGATACATCATaacaatatgaataatgaCCTTTTGTTAAATTCggatttatataatgataaaaagaGAACTAGAAGTAGTCGAACGACTAGAAAGagaaatatatgtaaaacTGAAAAATCTATGATAACAAAGAATggtaataaatatatgataaataatgatatagatattaatgataaaaatatacaaatgaataaaaatgatatattagTAAATACTTATTTAgtaaaaaatgaattatgTAATAACTATCAAAATGAaactaataataataataataatattattatgatgatgaataataataataataaaaaggtAAAGACacaattaaataataatataaaaaatagtTATTATATACCAAGTGAACAATATGAAATGTTTTGTTCAGctaataatattgttagtggtaatagaaataaaagaGGAAATAAAAGTGCATacaaaataacaaaaaatagtaagaataatgattttgttaattataataatatatcgAATACTATTCCAGACAATGTAACAGATGAAGTCCAAAACTATCAGTATATgttaaatgataatatgaatgGAGAATATTTAAATCTAAATGAGTATCCTATGAGAAATACAGAAGATGGTGttgataattattatcagaataaaaattattattatctttataataataacaatgGAATGTTAGTGAAAACATATGTAGTTGATCAAGAAGGAAATCATAACCttgttaaaaataataattttgttaaaATAGAGAATGCGGATTATCTTTATGGTGGTGCATCTACAAATAGATGTCAACCACTTGGGgataaaagaattaataaCAATTATGATTCATcttcaaataaatataaacaaaacatgttagaatataataattattataatttaaatgtGGATAAAAAAGGTATGAATTTTACAGGATCTGTATCTAGTTTGGACGcaaagaaaaagaaaagaaaaaattcTAGATCTTCGAAAAGTCGTAACACGTTAGAAGCTCcatatgataattatacTATAAACTATAATGTTGCGTGTACTAAAGATAAAAGaggtaaaaataaaaaagacACCTGCGAgaatattaatgataatatatacgAGAATAGAAATAATCATGAGACTTTAGTCGGTGCGAGGAGAAGAACAAAAAGGGTAATAGcaacaagaaaaaaaaaaaatggaagaggaaaatataaaaataatgataacgaagataataatgatatagatggcaatgagaaaaatattggaaatgaaaaggataaagaaaattatgaagaaaaaattgaaCAAGGATATATTAAAGAGGAATATGTAGTACATGGTTGTGAAGATGAAGTAAAAGGTTTGGAAGAAAATAAGGgtagaaaaagaagaagaataaaatcatcaaaattttatgataatgatgaatatatatattcgttggataaaacatataataaaaaaaaagcatcacaatataataatgataatgataataataataataataataataacaataacaataacaataatgataataacaATTATGGTAATACTATGGTACAGAATGAATttaatagatatattatgaataacaataattatatgataatgaataatatgaatacaAACAATATGCTGAACAATGAGGGTcatcatttaaataataacatatattgTAAGAATGAAATGCAAAGCgtttcatttaataatattagtggagaaaatatgaatatgaCGAATATACCAAATATAGTAAACATGAACAatttaacaaatataaattctgcgtataatgtaaaaagcatagaaaattataataatggtgataaaatgaataaCCACCCTAGTTTTGTAAATAATTGTATAGAATTTGTTGAGAATCCAAGAGGTTATAGAGTTCCATATGAATATCAATCACAGAgattttatgaatatttcGAGGTACCATTAAATTCACGTAAGGAATTTGAAATGCAGCAAAAATATTTCGCGAACTTATTTTCATTACATATATTGGCAGTTGGATGGAATGTAAATAAAGGGGATGGTATGgagaataataatatccCCCAATTGACTGATCAAAATATGATACCaaatggtaataataataataataataataatacttaCGAACTTGTACCATATAGTGAGAAAGagaatattatgaataataaagaattgTTATCATCAAAGGAACAAATTAATGGACCATATATTccttataattataaacCTATATATCATGTTGAACCATTTAGTTCtgatgtaaataataatatgaatagtaattgtaattattatattgacttagaaaatatgaatagtGCTAAGATTGACGGTAAGgaatatacatataatgaAGTTCAGACaatgaataattatagagcaataaataaaaaagaaagtCTTGAAAATGTAGCTAACTATGAAAATATGATgaattatgataatatttcaaattataataatccagatgatgtaataataaaccAAAGAAGCAACGTTGCTAATATTAGtgatcataataataatttgaataatatatctgCTGTGAATGATGTGcataatataatagataaaaataatatgaaccatattcaatattataacgatatgaataataacATAACAAATTATGCTAACATGAATGcaatacaaaatataaataatatgaatcCAATAATGATAGATCCAAATAACAATGCTGATTCTGTGGAAGAGTTTTATGATGCAATCGATGGATGTAATGTGGTTGATACGAATTATATGGTAGGTACAAACAATATGGTTGATCAAATTCATTTTAATGATGTAACTAGTAATGTAGgaaatatgaataataatctAACCAATCTTAGTAATCCTTATAATAGCGTAAAAGTAATAAACGACTTGAACAATACGGGtgaaatgaataataatatgatcaatttaaataataaaaatgaaatgaCTGGTTTAGgtaatatgaatgataatgtacatattaataatgtatctgttataaaagaaaatggTAATTCCAATAGTTCAAAGGAAATGAATCATATGAATATGGAGAAGTTGTATGTATCCAAAATGAATTATCCCACAAATGATTTAATACACATgaacaacaacaataataataataataataataataataacaacaacaataataataataataataataataataataataatagcAATGTGAATGTAGTAGGTATCGAAAACGGTGTTAATAGCACAgtatatgataatatgaataattatataccTATGAATACAATTAACGTGAATTATATGAATGACAGTAGAAGTGATTTAATGAATGgaaagaataatataaatgtggaatataaaaatgtaagAGGTTATGATGAAATATTATCTAATGGGTCGGATATGATATCTTATAACATGTCTGGATTAAATCATTTTAGTGATAATAGATATAGAAATGATATGGATCCACTCGGTAAAACAAACATTTTGAATAATCATAACAATATTGGAAGtgtaaacatatataataatcaaacggatttaataaataactattataataataataataataataataataataataataacaaatatgcaaatataaattctaGTGATATGTACAAAGaacaatattataacaCACATATGAATCATcttataaatgataataaggaaatatctaataattttgatGATTCAAAAAAGAATGTTAAAGGAATAACAAATGGTGATAACAaagatttattaaatgttcataataatgcaaatataaaaattaataatacatGTAACATTAATGATACCTTAAACATGTTGcaagaaaataatatcgCAACAAATAACAAGGATCTACAGgttattaataaaaatacgGTGTTAACATATACAtgtaataatgatgatatgaTAAATAGTTTCAATGGTGTTAATGATTTATCAAATGATCCAAATGATGGCGcattaaatgataatagaaaaaatgagccttcatttattaatactaatattaatgttaataataCGAACAAAAATAAGGTAAACGGAGATAATGACATAGAGAGCACTACACTTTTAGGTGAggataataagaataaaataaatgaaaaaacaATACATAGTAATAGTATTTACAAGAATTGTAATGGAAGTTCCGACGACGCTAATGTTCCATATGAAAATTCGgatcatttatattttatggaaaaagaaaaatatgcTAGTGATAATGTAGTAAATAGAAATGCTCATAATCAATTTAAAgattcatattataatttattaagtAATGAAgatgtaaataataatataattaatgaaaataataataatagtgaTGATATGTCATGTAATcaatatatgaaaaaaaataacaatacaagtaataaaataataaaagaaatgaataattatgatttttattctaataaaaaaatgatagATAAATTGAGATCAACTTCAAATTCTAGTACAATAAATACGGAATACTTACCTAGTAATTTGTTAAATTCAATAAGTATCAATAATGTGTCACAATCTAATCAGATAAATGAACATGTAGACAAATAA
- a CDS encoding hypothetical protein (conserved Plasmodium protein, unknown function), producing MQMSPLNASIILTNSNNYKNADDVFEYFSHKMNDVNIFSSDTHIREELLGGILYIGIILRRAHKLSSNKKNILNWIEYCKNCHINVDLVHFNENKTEVSTLDNKFNLLQENFFQKDFKTIHRKIVGKKKIKNAQQNGHVNNDKNDGDDDKNDGDNDKNDGDNDKNDGDNDKNDGDNNKNDGDNNKNDDDNKNDDNNKNDDDNKNDDNNKNDDNNNKNDGDNKNDDNNKNDDDNNVNNNNHNNDIGDYIFVNMDRNDHHPNGHLENLFFEKDSSYLVHAIIYVIELPLSVSQKYLHKKLSIKVQLVESKESEKTKNLHNIIDKKVLSELKNIMHAPSSILNNVPWSSTFTSNMLYEKKKRVKKMKKHNDKMMNKESDSDYNKNENRENHNEHDDNNYDNIYSDDDNNYDDDMYSDDNNKHYNDEDDNYDSNFYNDFFSNAYDDERNNKENEKKFPLNVNPHNIYKSLNKYDDYMFKKNVKKNTKYITLSKQIIVIKPLNIQCKIIDNYLFIQIENITKHNLIYIHELFSRSISMNSNIFPLNLYPEDMYSIYFPIVNFVQILSLKNVKNKQKKKEHEKKKKKIKEQNDITRVLSKKKNSLQCEIQNTDNDHDENTYDNIKVHNKTIYNNVIEKLKNNMDYYNNNHHYHNNNQYNTFSFNNDKTIISLSIKWCIDNTSNNFIWSQYCMEVEVPTQNIFNLEISFVKEINYSSILIAIFSFFNNHHEDIHLIIEIQDDHNVLNNHMQHSLISFNSSIDVGIIHPQQRKSVRVKMLAIMLGLHNVPFVKIKDKLTNKYYFVDLGTILVTE from the coding sequence ATGCAAATGAGCCCTCTGAACGCTTCGATAATTCTCACCAACAGtaataattacaaaaatGCAGATGACGtatttgaatatttttctcATAAGATGAACGATgtcaatattttttcttctgATACACATATACGCGAAGAATTGTTAGGGGGAATTCTTTATATCGGTATAATATTAAGAAGAGCACACAAGTTATcaagtaataaaaaaaatatcttaAACTGGATCGAATATTGTAAGAATTGTCATATAAATGTTGATTTAGTACattttaatgaaaataaaactGAAGTCTCAACGTtagataataaatttaatctattacaagaaaatttttttcaaaaggATTTTAAAACAATCCACCGAAAAATTGtagggaaaaaaaaaataaaaaatgcGCAACAAAATGGACatgtaaataatgataaaaatgatggtgatgatgataaaaatgatggtgataatgataaaaatgatggtgataatgataaaaatgatggtgataatgataaaaatgatggtgataataataaaaatgatggtgataataataaaaatgatgatgataataaaaatgatgacaataataaaaatgatgatgataataaaaatgatgacaataataaaaatgatgacaataataataaaaatgatggtgataataaaaatgatgacaataataaaaatgatgatgataataatgtaaataataataatcataataatgatataggtgattacatttttgttaatatGGATAGAAATGATCACCATCCAAATGGTCATTTAGAAAATCTGTTTTTTGAAAAAGATTCATCTTATTTGGTACATGCcattatttatgttatagAACTACCCCTCTCTGTATCACAAAAATATCTTCACAAAAAACTCAGCATAAAGGTTCAACTTGTAGAAAGTAAAGAATCCGAGAAAACCAAAAATCTCCATAATATAATTGACAAAAAGGTTCTAAGcgaattaaaaaatattatgcACGCTCCTTCTTCCATACTAAATAATGTTCCCTGGTCATCTACATTTACTTCGAACATGCTatacgaaaaaaaaaagagggtaaaaaaaatgaagaaacACAATGACAAAATGATGAATAAAGAAAGTGATAgtgattataataaaaatgaaaatcGGGAGAACCACAACGAACATGATGATAAcaattatgataatatttatagtgatgatgataataattatgatgatgatatgtatagtgatgataataataaacattataatgatgaggatgataattatgattctaatttttataatgaCTTTTTTTCTAATGCATATGATGATGAAAGGAATAATAAAGAGAATGAAAAAAAGTTTCCTCTAAATGTCAATCctcataatatatacaaatcattaaataaatatgatgattatatgtttaaaaaaaatgtaaaaaaaaatacaaaatatattacattaaGTAAACAAATTATAGTAATTAAACctttaaatatacaatgtaaaattatagataattatttatttattcaaattgaaaatataacaaaacataatttaatatatatacatgaaCTCTTTTCAAGATCTATTTCTATgaattcaaatatattcccattaaatttatatccTGAAGATATGTATtctatttattttcctATAGTTAATTTTGTACAAATACTTTCTTTGAAAAAcgtaaaaaataaacaaaaaaaaaaagaacacgaaaaaaaaaaaaaaaaaattaaagaacaaaatgatattaCAAGGGTgttatcaaaaaaaaaaaatagttTACAATGTGAAATACAAAATACAGATAATGATCATGATGAAAATacatatgataatataaaggTACATAAcaaaacaatatataacaatgttatagaaaaattaaaaaataatatggattattataataataatcatcattatcataataacAATCAATATAAcacattttcttttaataatgacaaaactattatttcattatctATAAAATGGTGTATAGATAATACATCTAATAATTTCATATGGTCACAATATTGTATGGAAGTTGAAGTACCTacacaaaatatattcaatcTCGAAATTTCTTTTgttaaagaaataaattattcttCTATTTTAATAGCTATCTTTTCTTTCTTTAATAATCATCATGAAGATATACATTTAATTATAGAAATACAAGACGATCATAATGTCttaaataatcatatgCAACATTCACTTATTTCCTTTAATTCATCGATCGATGTAGGTATTATACATCCACAACAAAGAAAATCAGTACGTGTCAAAATGTTGGCTATAATGCTGGGACTTCATAACGTCCCCTTtgtaaaaattaaagaCAAACTTACaaacaaatattatttcgTAGATCTAGGAACAATACTGGTAACAGAATGA